Proteins from a genomic interval of Trifolium pratense cultivar HEN17-A07 linkage group LG6, ARS_RC_1.1, whole genome shotgun sequence:
- the LOC123892500 gene encoding NADPH-dependent aldehyde reductase-like protein, chloroplastic — protein MATSLPLQDRVAIVTGSSRGIGKGIAIHLASLGAKLVINYTSNSNLADLVAEEINANQPTLRAITIQADISDPAGVKYLFDSAEEAFYSPVHILVNSAGVIAYDSPTIANITVENFDRIMNVNARGAFLCGKESANRLKRCGGGRIIFLSTSLVAALEPGQGAYTAAKAGVEAMTKILAKELKGTGITANCVAPGATAAGMFLVGKTEEMVKKIGEENPIGRIGESKDISHIVGFLATDSAEWVNSQTIRANGGVV, from the coding sequence ATGGCTACTTCACTACCGCTTCAAGACAGAGTCGCAATCGTCACCGGCTCCTCCCGCGGAATAGGCAAAGGCATCGCAATTCACCTAGCTTCACTCGGGGCAAAACTTGTCATCAACTACACCTCCAATTCAAACCTCGCTGACTTAGTCGCTGAGGAGATAAACGCCAACCAACCCACTCTACGAGCCATAACCATCCAAGCTGACATCTCTGATCCAGCCGGTGTGAAATATCTCTTCGACTCCGCCGAAGAAGCATTCTATTCTCCGGTTCACATCCTTGTCAATTCAGCCGGAGTTATCGCCTACGATTCACCTACCATAGCCAACATAACCGTTGAAAACTTCGATCGCATCATGAATGTGAATGCAAGAGGAGCATTTCTATGTGGAAAGGAATCGGCGAACAGGTTAAAGCGTTGCGGCGGAGGGAGAATTATATTTCTGTCAACTTCGTTGGTGGCGGCGTTAGAGCCAGGTCAGGGCGCGTACACTGCGGCGAAGGCGGGAGTGGAAGCGATGACGAAGATTCTAGCGAAGGAGCTGAAGGGGACAGGGATTACCGCAAATTGTGTGGCTCCTGGAGCTACTGCGGCGGGGATGTTTTTGGTAGGGAAGACAGAGGAGATGGTGAAGAAAATTGGAGAAGAAAATCCAATTGGTAGAATTGGTGAGAGCAAGGATATTTCCCATATTGTTGGATTTTTGGCTACTGATTCTGCTGAATGGGTTAATAGTCAAACTATTCGTGCAAACGGAGGTGTTGTTTAG
- the LOC123889794 gene encoding uncharacterized protein LOC123889794 produces MTTVPLLVLPISLLHHRQPSSSSSPLTLPPHSHTHNFPYPIFSNSSNNKKTIVFGINPSDSRPDNPLFLDENNAVVDDMDGYLNNLSLEYESVWDTKPSWCQPWTITLTGVSIVAISWLIFHSIFVTSAISLLIFAWWYIFLYSYPKAYSAMIAERRERVTDGVEDTFGRRK; encoded by the exons ATGACGACGGTCCCTCTGTTGGTGCTGCCGATTTCTCTCCTCCACCACCGTcaaccttcttcttcttcttctcctctaACTCTTCCACCACACTCTCACACCCATAATTTCCCTTATCCCATTTTCTCAAATTcttcaaacaacaaaaaaaccatAGTGTTTGGTATCAATCCCAGTGACTCAAGACCAGACAATCCTCTCTTCTTGGATGAAAACAATGCTGTTGTCGATGACATGGATGGTTACCTCAATAACCTATCACTCGAATATGAATCTGTTTGGGACACCAAACCATCTTG GTGTCAGCCATGGACAATTACTTTAACAGGGGTTTCAATTGTTGCTATTAGTTGGTTAATTTTCCACTCTATTTTTGTTACTTCAGCTATATCATTACTCATATTTGCATGGTGGTACATCTTTCTATATTCTTATCCTAAG GCATATTCAGCGATGATTGCTGAGCGCAGAGAAAGGGTTACAGATGGTGTTGAGGACACATTTGGTCGTAGGAAGTAG
- the LOC123889372 gene encoding pre-mRNA-splicing factor ATP-dependent RNA helicase DEAH10 — protein sequence MSWVARGSHQSNANANGNANCNGNGKFSNANRNGKTNSSPWRQKIAQQRKSLPIASVEKRLIEEVRKNDILIIVGETGSGKTTQIPQFLFNAGFCNNGKVVGITQPRRVAAVTVAKRVADECGVELGQKVGYSVRFDDSTSNSTRIKYMTDGLLLREALLDPYLSKYSVIIVDEAHERTVHTDVLMGLLKNVQLARSESINDGQNLNNGNKNANGFMLLDKDNGQNSSFDRKDRREKSSPLKLIIMSASLDARTFSEYFGGAKAVHIQGRQFPVDIFYTRYPETDYVDAALITIFQVHLEETHGDILVFLTGQEEIESVERLIKERLTKLPQGSQNLQVVPIYAALPPEQQMRAFAPAPSGFRKVILATNIAETSITIPGIKYVIDPGLVKARSYDPGKGMESLIVVPTSKSQALQRSGRAGREGPGKCFRLYPENEFEKLEDSTMPEIKRCNLSNVILQLKALGVDDILGFDFIEKPSRTAIIKSLEQLFLLGALTDECQLSDPVGRQMARLPLDPDYAKALILASQFNCLEEMLITVAMLSVESIFYTPRDKYEEARTATKCFASPEGDHITLINVYRAATDFLEKRTVEMNKAKSEKVLRKWCNENFINSRSLRHARDIHRQIQGHVQQMGLKLASCGDDMLQFRRCLVASFFLNAAMKQADGTYRAYASGQVVQIHPSSVLFRKKPDCIIFNELIQTNNKYVRNLTRVDSLWLTELAPQFYAMQN from the exons ATGTCCTGGGTGGCTCGTGGAAGTCACCAATCCAATGCTAATGCCAATGGAAACGCCAATTGCAATGGCAATGGTAAATTCTCTAATGCAAATCGGAATGGGAAAACCAATTCCTCTCCCTG GAGACAAAAGATTGCACAACAGAGAAAATCTCTTCCTATTGCTTCTG TTGAGAAGAGACTAATTGAAGAGGTTCGGAAGAATGATATTTTGATTATTGTTGGTGAAACTGGAAGTGGAAAAACTACAC AGATTCCACAGTTTTTATTTAATGCTGGATTTTGCAACAACGGAAAAGTTGTCGGAATAACTCAGCCCAGACGTGTTGCTGCTGTCACTGTGGCCAAACGAGTGGCTGACGAATGTGGTGTTGAGTTGGGCCAAAAGGTTGGGTACTCTGTTAGATTTGATGATTCTACTTCCAACTCAACAAGGATCAAATATATGACAGATGGATTGCTTCTGAG GGAAGCATTGCTGGATCCTTATCTCTCTAAGTATTCCGTTATAATTGTCGATGAAGCACACGAGAGAACCGTCCACACTGATGTATTGATGGGCTTGCTAAAAAATGTGCAACTTGCTCGGTCAGAATCTATCAATGATGGTCAAAACCTTAATAACGGGAACAAGAATGCGAATGGTTTCATGTTGTTGGATAAAGATAATGGCCAGAATAGCAGTTTTGATAGAAAAGACCGCCGTGAAAAGAGTTCTCCATTGAAGTTAATCATCATGTCTGCAAGTCTTGATGCTCGCACTTTCTCTGAGTACTTTGGTGGTGCCAAAGCTGTTCACATTCAAGGGAGACAGTTTCCTGTGGATATATTTTATACTCGTTATCCAGAAACAGATTATGTAGATGCTGCCTTGATAACAATTTTCCAG GTTCATCTAGAGGAGACCCATGGTGATATTCTAGTATTTCTGACCGGGCAAGAAGAGATTGAATCTGTCGAAAGGCTTATCAAAGAGAGACTTACAAAGTTACCACAAGGAAGTCAGAACCTTCAAGTTGTGCCTATATATGCAGCTCTTCCACCTGAACAGCAAATGCGAGCCTTTGCACCAGCTCCATCTGGGTTTCGCAAG GTGATATTGGCAACTAATATTGCTGAGACATCAATAACAATTCCTGGAATCAAGTATGTAATTGATCCTGGACTTGTAAAAGCGCGTTCGTATGACCCTGGAAAAGGCATGGAATCTTTGATCGTAGTACCTACGTCCAAGTCCCAGGCACTGCAAAGAAG TGGGCGTGCAGGGCGTGAAGGACCTGGAAAATGCTTTCGGCTATATCCAGAAAATGAATTTGAGAAACTTGAGGATTCTACAATGCCGGAAATTAAGCGTTGCAACCTTTCGAATGTCATTTTGCAGCTTAAGGCTTTAGGAGTTGACGACATATTAGGGTTTGATTTCATTGAGAAACCTTCAAG GACCGCTATTATAAAATCATTGGAGCAGCTATTTTTATTAGGTGCTTTAACAGATGAATGTCAACTATCTGATCCGGTTGGACGTCAAATGGCTCGACTGCCCTTGGACCCTGATTATGCCAAAGCTCTTATTTTAGCAAGTCAGTTTAACTGCTTGGAGGAGATGTTGATAACTGTTGCAATGCTTTCTGTGGAATCCATATTTTATACTCCGCGCGACAAGTATGAAGAG GCAAGAACTGCAACTAAGTGCTTCGCAAGTCCAGAGGGAGACCACATCACTTTGATTAATGTGTATAGAGCAGCTACTGATTTTTTAGAGAAGAGAACTGTGGAAATGAATAAAGCAAAAAGTGAAAAGGTTTTGAGAAAATGGTGCAACGAAAATTTTATCAATAGCCGTTCTCTTAGACATGCTCGTGACATTCACAG GCAGATTCAAGGACATGTTCAACAAATGGGCCTGAAACTTGCTTCTTGTGGAGATGATATGCTTCAATTTCGCAGATGCCTTGTTGCTTCCTTTTTCCTCAATGCAGCTATGAAGCAGGCAGATGGAACCTACAG GGCTTATGCAAGCGGTCAGGTGGTGCAGATCCACCCTTCTTCTGTATTGTTCCGGAAAAAACCAGACTGCATAATATTTAACGAACTGATTCAAACTAATAACAAGTATGTCCGTAATTTAACCAGAGTTGACTCCCTATGGTTAACTGAACTGGCTCCTCAGTTTTATGCTATGCAGAATTAA
- the LOC123889460 gene encoding ubiquinone biosynthesis protein COQ4 homolog, mitochondrial-like, whose amino-acid sequence MVVGGGGGIMKLKPWQQAAVALGSAVGALLDPRRADLIAALGETTGKPAFQRVLQRMKSSPQGRAVLLERPRVISANVGHAWDLPENTFGATYARFMGSRNFSPDDRPPVRFMDTDELAYVAMRAREVHDFWHTLFDLPTNLIGESALKVIEFQQMYLPMCMLSVVGGTARFSEKQRKLFYQHYFPWAVRAGAQCTDLMCVYYEQHFHEDLEDVRRKLGIVPVPAVP is encoded by the exons ATGGTGGTTGGCGGCGGCGGCGGTATAATGAAGCTGAAGCCATGGCAGCAGGCGGCGGTGGCATTAGGTTCGGCGGTGGGAGCACTTTTGGATCCACGGAGAGCTGATTTGATAGCTGCTCTCGGTGAAACAACTGGAAAACCTGCCTTTCAAAGGGTTCTTCAAAGGATGAAATCTTCCCCTCAAGGGAGG GCTGTACTGTTGGAGCGCCCTCGTGTTATATCTGCAAATGTAGGACATGCTTGGGACCTACCAGAAAATACATTTGGTGCTACCTATGCTAGATTTATGGGATCCAGGAACTTTTCCCCAGATGATCGACCTCCTGTGCGGTTTATGGATACAGATGAGCTAGCGTATGTTGCCATGCGAGCTCGTGAAGTCCATGACTTCTGGCATACCCTTTTTGACCTTCCTACTAACTTGATTGGGGAGTCAGCACTCAAGGTAATCGAGTTTCAACAGATGTATCTTCCTATGTGCATGTTGTCTGTTGTAGGGGGCACAGCAAGATTCAGTGAAAAACAGAGAAAATTGTTTTATCAGCACTACTTTCCATGGGCTGTTCGTGCTGGTGCACAGTGCACTGATCTCATGTGTGTATATTATGAGCAGCATTTTCATGAAGATTTGGAAGATGTTCGCAGAAAACTGGGAATTGTTCCGGTTCCTGCTGTTCCTTGA